GCGGAGCGCGTGGCCGCCCTGCCCGGGGGACTGGACGCCTGGGTCGGGGAGAACGGCGCCCGGCTTTCGGGGGGCGAGCGCAGGCGGCTGGTGCTGGCGCGTGCCTACCTCCGCCCCGCACCCTGGCTCTTGCTGGACGAGCCGACCGAAGGCCTGGATGCCGCGACCGAGCGGCGCGTGCTGGACGGCCTGCGGCTCAGGCTTGGCCGGACAGGGCAGGGGGTCCTGATCGTCACGCATAGCCCTGGACCGCTTGCCCTGTGCGGTTCGACTGTCGGGATCCACGGGATAGGGATTGCGGAAGCTCGACGCTGCCCGGTGGCGCCGCGCGAGATCGAGGTCGTCTGAACGGGGCCGGAGGCGATGGACGGGGTGTCCTGATAGAAGCAGGGATCCAGCGACCGACGCCTCACCGAATGGTGCCGGACCCATTCGTCATGGCGGGCAGTATCGTTTCCGCCCGAGAACAGGAAGCCAGGATGCCTCATGACCCGGATTACGACTGGTTGTTCGTCGGCCTCGACCGTGCTGTCGAGCGGGCGAGCGACGTCATCGCCTGGGGGGTGGAGCACGTGGACGCTGTCGATCCTGGCCGCCTTCAGACCGAGGTACGGTCTCTTCTTGCCGTCCTGGAAGCTGCCGTCCTCGCGATGCAAGCGGAACGGGACATGCTCCTGGCCGAGCATGCCCGGCACAGGGGGTGGATCGTCTAGCATCGTCCCCCCAACCGGTCGTGCAGTGCCGGACATGGGGCAATCCGTAGCCGTCGCTGTCCCACTCCGCAGCAGCCCTGGTCCATCTGTCGGATGCTCCTGGGCGGAAGCGTCCCGGCGCTCTCTTCCATGACGCCTCCGCCCAGGACGAGCAGCGCCACCGCGACCGTCCTGACGCTCCTCCGCATCGCGCCGAGCGAGGCGCTGCCCAACCGTTCGAGATGGTTGTCGCTCAAGGCGATAGATCCGGTCGGCTGGTGATGCCGATGGAATGGAATGCATGACCGCGACGTTGCCGTGGTGGGCAGCGATCCCTGAATGACCGAACGATGACCCGGGGCAGCCACCCGCCCGCCTCAGCGTTGCTCCGGCGCCCGGTGGCCAGTTCCGGAGGCCGGGGGAAAAGAGGGCTGTCACATGGCTGAGAAGACGCTGAAGGACGCGTTCCACGAGACACTCAAGGATGTCTACTACGCAGAGAAGCAGTCGGTGAAGGCGCTCAAGAAGTCCGCCAAGGCAGCGAAGACGCCGGATCTGAAGGAGGCGTTCACCAGGCACGCGGAGGAGAGCGCGATGCAGGTCGAGCGCCTCGTCCAGGTGTTCGAGATCCTCGGCAAGTCCGCCCGTGGCAAGACCTGCGAGGCGATGCAGGGCCTGACGGCAGAAATGGAGGAGGATCTCGAGGATTTCGGGGACACGGAGGCGGCGGACGACGTGCTGATCGGCTGCGCTCAGGCCATCGAGCACTACGAGATCGCCCGCTACGGTCTGCTGAAGACCTGGGCGCGCAAGCTTGGCCTGGCCGAGGCCGAGAGGCTGCTGGACGAGACTCTGGAGGAGGAGAAGAGGACCGACCTCCTCCTGACCCAGATCGCCGAGGGCCTGGACGGGCCCGGGGACGACGAGGATGGGGGCGAGGAGACTGCGGAGGTGGAAAAGGCTGTCCCCAGGCGCGCCCTCGGCGGCAAGAAGGCCAAGGCCTGAGAAGCCGGGTGCGCCGCGAGCCCGTCCGGGTTCCGCGGCACGCCGCCTGCAGGTATCTCGGCGATGTGCAGACTCGACGGCGTCCGCCGGATCATCCAGGTAGGCATGCCGAAGAACCGCCTTCCGAGGGTCACCCGAGGTACCGACCGATACTCACGCCTCCGCCTACTGCGAAGGCGGGTCGGACCCTTGCCCTTGTCCAGGATCGCCCCGGGTCGGCAAGTCCGCTCCATGATGTCTGGCGCTCCCTCGGGAGTCTCCCTCCATGCGCCAGGGAGGTCAGACTAGCTGCTGGACGGCAACGCCGACCGATGTGGAGTCATCCCTGTCACGTGGCAGGTACGCCTGGTGGCGACCGAGGTCGCCCGGTCGTGCCGCCTACACCGCTCCTATCCGGTCGTCCATGACGAGGTCGCCTGGGGGCAGGCGGCCACAGGCGAACCAGTGCGGGCAACGTGGGCATGTGTCCGAGCTCGGCGTGGCAGGAAACTGCCCGGCCTTCAGTTGCCTCCCGAGTTCTTCCAGCGTTTCCCTCCGGGTCACGAGCTTGCGTGCGGTGAGAGCCACCGCGCGCAGGCTCGCGTCGGTCAGGCTCGCTATCTCGGCCCGGCCAACGTTCTCGCCGGACACGTCCAGAGCTGCCAGATGGAGCAGAACCTCGTTCATGTCCTGGTCGTCGGCACGGTCACTGCCGGTCCGGATGCGGCGCAGGATGTGTGTGCCCTCGGCCACGATGATGTCGTCCACCAGCACTGCCATGCGGATTCCGCCGACAGAGACCGTGCGAGTCCCGGGAGCAAGACGCTCCCGTCCCTCGAGCCGCCGGTGCAGGGCCGCCAGCAGTTTCGAACCGAGAAGGCGGTAGTGCGTCGCGTAGCCATGGTCATGGGGGCCATGCTCCAGCCAGAGTTCCTCGAACACGGCCTCCAGTTCCGCGAGAGCACCGGTCGCGGGCTCCCCGTCGTCGGCGAGCCGTGTGAGCAGCCGCTGGACGCAGTCGTGGGTCCGGGCGAAGGGCCCTGTCTGCCGGGCCGCCCGGATGCCAAGCAGTACCGTGTGGAGAAGCCGTCTCGGGCATCGCCGCAACTGCTCGACATGGTGCGCCAGCAGGCTGGGTCCGCCCGTCGGCCAGGAGACGACGACATGCGGTTCCGTCGGCCGAGACGCCGGTGAGCCAGACAGGCCAGTTGCATGCGCCAGGGAGTGGGTGATCCTGGCGATGTAGGAGGAGGGCTTTCTGGAATGCCTTCTCTTTCCGGACTCAGACTCGCTTCGGTAGAGCCGGAGGTGCGTCCTCGCCCGGGACATCGCGACGAAGAAGAGGCACTCCTCCTCGGCCGCAGCATCCGCAGCA
This genomic window from Pararoseomonas sp. SCSIO 73927 contains:
- a CDS encoding DUF892 family protein — encoded protein: MAEKTLKDAFHETLKDVYYAEKQSVKALKKSAKAAKTPDLKEAFTRHAEESAMQVERLVQVFEILGKSARGKTCEAMQGLTAEMEEDLEDFGDTEAADDVLIGCAQAIEHYEIARYGLLKTWARKLGLAEAERLLDETLEEEKRTDLLLTQIAEGLDGPGDDEDGGEETAEVEKAVPRRALGGKKAKA